One stretch of Prunus persica cultivar Lovell chromosome G1, Prunus_persica_NCBIv2, whole genome shotgun sequence DNA includes these proteins:
- the LOC18790687 gene encoding auxin-responsive protein SAUR50: MATAMKKVEKIRQIVRLKQLVMRWKLTSLRRRSALSYDDSGPFPSGSNRRIPAGFLAVYVGAERIRFVIQARFVNLPVFVGLLKKAEEEFGFGCSGGLVLPCEVGFFKEILRFLERDESKFGRLGLEEFLKMVSEVGFDSCKELASNAAANSSCHAFTPLLQKARG, encoded by the coding sequence ATGGCGACCGCCATGAAAAAGGTCGAGAAGATCCGCCAGATAGTCCGGCTAAAACAACTCGTGATGCGCTGGAAGCTAACGAGTCTCCGCCGCCGCTCCGCCCTCTCCTACGACGACTCGGGCCCCTTCCCGTCCGGTTCGAACCGGCGCATCCCCGCCGGTTTTCTTGCTGTCTACGTCGGAGCGGAGCGAATCCGGTTCGTGATCCAGGCCCGGTTCGTGAACCTCCCGGTTTTCGTCGGATTACTAAAGAAGGCCGAGGAAGAGTTCGGGTTCGGGTGCAGCGGAGGCCTCGTGTTGCCTTGCGAGGTTGGGTTTTTCAAAGAGATCTTGAGATTTCTCGAGAGGGATGAGAGCAAGTTTGGACGGCTGGGATTGGAAGAGTTCTTGAAGATGGTTTCTGAAGTTGGTTTTGATTCTTGCAAGGAATTGGCGTCCAATGCTGCTGCTAATTCCTCTTGCCATGCCTTCACTCCTCTGTTGCAGAAAGCAAGGGGCTGA